Part of the Gallaecimonas pentaromativorans genome, GGTGCGCTTTAACGACATCCTCACCGACCGCGTAAAACGGCTGACCAGCGGCTTTGCCAAGGCGGTGGAGAACCTCGACTACAGCGGCCGCTACCACGCCGTGTACCCCATCAAGGTCAACCAGCAGAAATCGGTGGTGGAAGGGCTGCTCAATGCCAGCCCCCACGTGGGCCTGGAAGCCGGCTCCAAGCCCGAGCTGATGGCGGTGCTGGGTGTGGCCACCCGCCCCATTACCATCGTCTGTAACGGCTACAAAGACTCCGAGTTCCTGCGCCTGGCCCTGATTGGCCGCCGCCTGGGCCACAAGGTCTATGTGGTGGTAGAAAAGCTCTCCGAGCTGAAAAAGCTGCTGGGCGAGAGCAAGGAAATGGGCATCGACCCCCTGGTTGGGGTGCGAGTGCGCCTGAACTCCGTGGGTAAAGGCAACTGGCAGAACACCGGTGGCGAGAAGGGCAAGTTTGGCTTGGCCGCCCACCAAGTGCTGGAAGCGGTAGACATGATGCGCGAAGCGGGCAAGCTCGATTGCCTGAAACTGGTGCATTTTCACATCGGCTCCCAGGTGGCCAACATCCGCGACATCCAGGGCGCCCTCAAAGAATGTGCCCGTTACTATGCCGAGCTGCGTGAATTGGGTGTGCCGCTGGACGTGGTAGACGTGGGCGGCGGCCTGGGGGTGGACTACGAAGGTTCACGCTCCCGTGGCAACTGCTCCATGAACTACACCGTGGACGAATACGCCGCCAAGGTGGTGTATGCCCTTAAAGAAATCTGTAGCGCCCGTGACTTGCCCGAGCCTGACATCATCACCGAGTCTGGCCGCGCCATGACTGCCCACCACGCGGTGATGATCACCAACGTGATTGACGTGGAGCGCGCCCCCACCCAGGTGCAATTTGACGAGCCGGACGACGAGGCGCCGTCGGTGCTCAAGGATCTGTGGCGTACCCTCGAATACGTTAACGAAGAGCCGCCGCTGGAAAGCTATCACGACGCCGTGTACTTCCTCTCCGAAGCCCACGCCATGTACACCCATGGCCTGCTGCGTATCGGTGAGTGGGCCCAGGCCGAGAAGATGTACTTTGCGGTGTGCCGCGCCGTGCGCGAGCAGCTCAACCCCCGCAGCCGTGCCCATCGCCCGGTGCTGGACGAGCTCAATGAAAAGCTGGCCGACAAGCTGTTCTGTAACTTCAGTCTGTTCCAGAGCACCCCGGATGTGTGGGGCATCGACCAGCTGTTCCCGATCATGCCGGTCAGCCACCTGAGCGAAGCGCCCAGCGCCCGTGCCATCATCCAGGACATCACCTGTGACTCCGACGGCCAAATTCGCCAGTACGTGGATGCCGAAGGCATCGAGTCCAGCCTGCCACTGACCGGCTACCATCCGGGCAACGACTACTGCATCGGTTTCTTCATGGTGGGGGCTTATCAGGAGATCCTCGGCGACCTGCACAACCTGTTCGGCGACACCGACTCGGTGCATGTGCAGCTCACCAAGGACGGCTACCGCTTTGACGCCGCCCTCAAAGGCGACACCGTGGCCGATGTGCTGCGCTACGTGAGTTTCGATCCCAAGAGCCTTATTCAGGGGTATCGCCGCCAACTGGCCGCCGCCAAGCTCAGCGACAGCGAGCGCCAGCAATTCAGTGCCGAGCTGGAAGCCGGCATTCACGGCTACACCTACCTGGAGGATTGATGTTCGCGTTTCTGCCCAGCTTCATCAAAGGGCCGTTGGCGGTCTTGGGTTACGTGATAAACACCCTGTTCTGGTTCCCCCTGGCCGTTGGCCTAGGGGTTATCAAGCTGCTGTTGCCCCTTAAAGCGGTGCGCGTTCTGTGTAACTGGGTGCTGGACCGCATTGCCACCTTGTGGATCGCCATCAACAACGCCAACAGCCGGCTTTTTGCCCGCACCCGCTGGGTGGTTGAGGGCCTGGAAGGCATCAAGCGCAAGGATTGGTATCTGGTGGTGGCCAACCATCAGTCCTGGGTGGACATCCTGGTGCTGCAACGCATCTTTAACGGCCGCATTCCCTTCATCAAGTTCTTCTTGAAAAAGGAACTGCTGTACGTGCCCTTCCTGGGCTTGTGCTGGTGGGCGCTGGATTTCCCTTTCATGCGCCGCCACACCAAGGCCCAGATAGCCAAGGACCCGTCCCTGGCCCAGAAGGACATCGACACCACCCGCCAGGCCTGCGAGAAATTTCGCCACCTGCCGGTAACGGTGATGAACTTCGTCGAAGGCACCCGCTTTACCCAGTCCAAGCACGACCATCAGCAGTCGCCTTTTACCCATCTGCTCAAACCCAAGGCCGGCGGTATCGGTTTTGTGCTGAGCGCCATGGGTGACAAACTGCATAAGCTGCTGGACGTGACCATCTGCTACGGCAAGGAGATCCCCAGTTTTTGGGATTTCATCAGTGGCCGGGTAAAAGAGATCAAAGTTAGCATTCGGGTGTTACCGATTGACGACAAATTGCTCGGTGACTATGTTGGTGACGCCGAGTACAAAGCCCGTTTCCAGGAGTGGGTTAATCAATTGTGGGCCCAGAAGGATGCTGAACTGGCCCGCCTCAAAGCGAAGTAAAGGAACCCATGCTGCGTTTTCTTCCCGGCGTTATTCTGGCGCCACTGCTGATTGCCCTGTTGTGCCTGAACGTGGCGCTCTGTGGTGGGCTGGTGTTTGTGTTGTCGCTGCCCAAGCTGCTGATACCGGTGCCTATCTGGCGCCGGGCTATGACCCGGCTGATGGAGCAGGTGGTGCGGGCATGGAGCCTGCTCAACCTCGGGATTTTGCGCCTTGGCAACCGCGTCCAATGGGACGTGCGCGGCCTGGATGGGCTGGATAAACACAGCTGGTACCTGATGATGGCCAACCACTTGTCGTGGCTGGATATCGTGGTGCTGTTTGGTATTGCCGGTGGCAACCTGCCGCTGCCGAGGTTCTTCCTCAAGCACGAGCTGCTGTATGTGCCCTTTCTGGGGCTAGGTTGCTGGGCCATGGACATGCCCTTTATGCGCCGCTATTCCACCGGTTACCTGAAAAAGCACCCCCATAAAAAGGGCAAGGACATCGAGGCCACCGCCAAGGCCTGCGCCAAGCTCAAGCACCACCCTTCCACCATGATCAACTTCGTCGAGGGCACCCGTTTTACCGCCCAAAAGCGGGTCAAGCGCAACTCGCCGTTTCAGCACCTGTTGCCGCCCAAGGCGGCCGGTATTGCCTTTACCCTGTCGGCCATGGGCCAGCAGTTTGACAAGGTGCTGGACGTAACCCTGGCCTACCCCGGCTCCGAAGGCCGCATCGGCCGCGATATCCTGACCGGCAAGCTCAAACATATCGTGGTGGATGTGGAAGCCCTGGCAGTAACTCCCGAGATCATCGGCGACTACTTTGGCGACGTGGAGTTTAAGCGCCAGTTCCAGGGCTGGCTCAACAGCCGCTGGCAGCACAAGGACGCCAAACTGGCCGGTATCGGCGAGCAGGCCGAGCTGGTGGTGAACCTGGCCGAGCAGCGCTCCTGACCATCACCAACGAAAAGGCGACCTTGCGGTCGCCTTTTTTACAGCTGCTTGATGGCGCCCATATCCAGCGCCTTGGCGTAGTCTTCCAGGTCGCTGCTTTGGCATTCGCTGCATTCCATCTGCACCAGCACGGTGCCGTCCATCATGGTCAGGCTCATTTCGTCATCGGTTTTGAGCATGGCGCTGACACCGTTGATTTTCTTGATTTTGTAACCAGCCATGGCGGCCATGTTGGGGTTGGTAAAGAGCCCGGCCATGGCCTGGACCAGGGGCGAGTCCTTGATGATTTTCAGCTCCAGGCTGATGTCATCGCCCTTGTGGTAGAGGCGGCTGCCGGTAACGCCGCCGCCGAGCATGGCAGCCCCTGCGCTTTCTGACTCGGCGTCGTCGGCCTGCCAGCCTTTTAACGGCGCGGGGAACAGTTTGACCATCTTGTCGCCCTGCTGCTGGCGGATAAGGGTGGCGGCGTAGGAAAACTGGTTGGCCGCCTCTGAGAGCTGACCCTGCTGGTAGGCGTCCTGCCCTGCCTTGATGGCCTCTTCCACATCACCGGCCACGGCCATAAAGCTGGCCAGGGCCAGGCAGCAAACTAACGGTGTCTTACCCATGTTCTCTCCTTTGATTAGGGTTCGTCCTAGTGGACCTTTATAATGCGCCATGACGCGAATAAAGGAAGTCATGATGCAAACTTACGCTTTTCCCAACATTGAACTGGTGACCGGCCAGACGGACAGCGATCTGACTATCTGCCTTAATCCGGCTTCTGCTCCCCAAGGCCTGGCCGCCAGTAAAACCCTGGCTCCCAAGGCCAAAGCCTGGCTGCTCACCCAAGACCAACCGACCCTGGTCATCGAAACCGGCGAGGCCAAATCCACCTTCGATTGCCAGACCCAGGCCCGCAAATGGCTGGCCAAGCTCGATGGCTTCCAGCCCAAACGCATCCATGTGCAAGGCAGCGACCCTGCCTGGGTTAAAGCGGTGGTAGAGGTGCTGCTGGCCCGCCAGGTGCAACTGCCCAGTTTTAAAAAAGACACCCAGGCACCGGTGGCCTTGGAGCGGCTCAGCACCGATATCGCCCTGGATGCCCCAAGGCTGTTGGCCGAAGCCCGGGCCAATGGCCTGGTGCGCTGGTTAAGCGCCCTGCCCGCCTCTGAGCTGACCCCGGCCCATTACCGGGTGATCCTCGAAGCTCTGGCCCGCGACCATGGCTGGCAAGTGGAGCTCTTTGACCAGACCAAGCTCGACGGCCTGGGTGCCGGCGCCTTCCTGGCGGTGAGCAAAGGCTCCGACAACGACGAGGCGGCCATCATGCGGCTGCGCTACCGCCCGGCGAGCCCCAAGCGCAAGGTCGCTTTTGTGGGTAAGGGGTTGTGCTTTGACACCGGTGGCTACAACCTCAAGACCAGCCACATGTTCGGCATGAACGGCGACATGGGCGGCAGCGCCGTGGCGCTTGCCAACCTGCTGGCCCTGACCGAGCTGGGCAGTGACCTGGAAGTGGACTGCTGGCTGGCGCTGGCGGAAAACCATATCGGCCCCAAGGCCTACAAGCCCAACGATTTGGTGCGCGCCCTGAATGGCACCACCATCGAGGTGGTAGATACCGACGCCGAAGGGCGGATGGTGCTGGCCGATACCCTGACCCTGGCCTCCCGGGAAGCGCCGGACCTGCTGTTTGACTACGCCACCCTGACCGGCGCCTGTATCCGCGCCATCGGCACTGCCCAAAGCGGCGTCTTCACCAGCCGCGATGACTGGCGCGAAGCCCTGGTGCAGGCTGGCCGCCAAAGCGGCGAACGGGTCTGGCCCTTCCCGCTGGATGAAGACTACGACAGCAACATCGAGTCTGATGTGGCCGACGTCAAACAGTGCCATCCCGGTTCCAGCTGCGACCATATCGACGCCGCCCGCTTCTTGTCCCGCTTTGTGGAAAAAGGGGTCAACTGGGTGCATGTGGATTTGAGCGCCTGTGAAAACAAAGGCGGCCTGGGGCCGGTAGCCACTGAGGTGACCGGTTTTGGGGTGCGCTTTACCCTAAGGGCGCTGCTGGACAGCCCGGCTCTGCAATAAAAAAGGCGCCTAAGGGCGCCTTTTTTATTGGCCAATCATGGCGTGATGTTCTTGTTGTCAGTTTGCTTATCGTCTTCGTCGATGTGCCTGACGCTTGGCTTGATAAAGCTGATGGCCCGCATGGCATCACCCTGCGCCAGGCGTTCGCCGCTGGAGCGCCTGTTGTAGGAAGACGACCACACCACGTTATCGCGCTGGGCGGCGATTTGGGCATTCAGGACGGCGCTGTACATGGCATCGGTCTGTTTGGCGTAATAGCGGTTTCGGCCCTTGATAAAAGCGGCCTGCACTATGGGGGCCACGGCCTTGTCGCACTGGGCCAGGTACTCCTTACCCAAGCGCCCGGCCATATAGGCCAAGTGCCGGTCGCAATCTTGATAGGCTGGGGCGTTGTTGGCCTGGGCCAGAGGTGACAAGGTCGCCAGGACCAAGGCACTGATTGTCATCCATTTCATGCAATCACTCCTTATTTTGCCGATGCTTTTAACTGTTCCAAACGCTGGTATTCGCCGCCTTTCACGTCCCGCTGGGTGCTGCGGACAAAGGCGGGAATGCGGTCATTATCCTTGGCACGAAAGTGGCTGTTCAGGCTGATGGCCAAGTTGCTGACTGCCACCGAAGACGAGCCGATGAAGTGTTTTTGGCGGTTCTGCAGGCCTTTGAGGTAGGCGGAGCGCCCATCCTTCCCTGCCTTTTGACAGGTGACCGGGAAGTCATGGCCTTTGCGGCCTTCCAAGTAGAGGCGTTTGCTGTCGCAGCCGCTGTCGGCGTGAACAATCGACGGCAGAGCGGCGGCAAACAGGGAGAGAGCAAGAATGACGTGGCGCATGACTTTGTCCTTAAAATCAGAAGCGTACCGATAAAGCTGAACCTTTTTTGCACAATTGGCAAGTGCAACGCTGTGTTGCGTTACATCATCCGCAGCAGCAGGCTGTCGATGTGCATGGACTCCTGGATCAGCTGGTCGCGCTCCCATTTCAGGTGGTCACGGGTCTTGTGGGAGAGCTTGTCGTCACCGAGCCGGTCATCGATTTCGCTGATACGCCAGCGGATATCTCGCTGCCGATCGTAGAGGGATTCGCGGTACTGGTTACGCTCGTACACCTTCCAGCCGCGCTCGTAGCTGCGCATGAAATCGTCTTTGGCGCCGCCCTGGCAAACCCCTTGGTAGTGGTTGCCCAGGCTGCCGTTGCGGTAGCCCTGCTCGGGGGTGCAGTACTGGCGATTACCCTCGGCCCAGCCTTTTGAATAGGCGCTGTTATCCACCTTATAGCCATGTTGCTGGCACTGGGCCTGCCAATAACCGCTGCGGGCCACTAGGCCTTTAAAGCCGTCTTCCAGGCCTTGCTGTTGCCAGTTCAGGCTGGCGCAGTCTTCCTTGGTGATGGCGCAGCCAGCCAACAAGCTAAGGGATAAAACAGTGATGAGCAGCCGCATAACCTTTTCCTCTTCAGTTGCTTAAGGATAGGCAGCTCGGTCTAAACCTGCCGTGATAAGGCCGCTTCAGCCGTTGCTGTTGAGCTGCTGGATAAAGCGCTCGGATTCGCTGATGGCTTTTTGCATCTCTCTGACCAGGTTACCGACCTGCTGCTCGATGCTGCCCAGCTCGCCTTTAAGGGAGCCGATGGCGCGGGCGTTGAGGTTGTGTTTGAGAAACAAGACTTGGTCATGGAACTTGGCCAGAACCGGCGGCATTTTCGCCTCGGCCTTGCGCATGGCTTTGATAAGCCTTTGGTAACGCGCTTTGGTATCGCTCAGGGTCTTGGCAGAAGCGGCCCGCAAGGTGGGGGAGCTGTACTGGTCTAATTCATCCTGCCATTCGTCAAACAGGGCCTCGGCTACGTCTTGCACGGCGTTGATGCGTTCGGTGACGTTCTTGGCCGATTGCTCGGCGGCGTCATATTGGGCCGAGAGATCGTCGTAACGGTCCTCAAGGTCGCCGCCGTCCACTTTCACCACGGCGCGAAAGTGCTCGAGGGCATCCTTGAACTGCTGCTGGGCCTCTTCTTGGGCTTCGCCGGCCGCTTCAACGCGGTCGGAGAGGATATCGCGCTTATGAATGCCCACCTTTTCCATGGTGGCGTAATAGGCGCTTTGGCAACCGGTCAGTAGCAGCAGGGTGGCAAAAGCCAGGGGAAGGGCGCGCATGCAGTGGTCCTTTGCGGCAAGTATTTGGTGTTAGAGTAAAAGACAGCATTTCAATGAGCAAATATCGCCTATGCCGCTGCTGACAAGGACAGACCTTTTTGCGCACCTCAAGGGCTTTTGGAATCGCATCGCCGAAGACCGCCTGACCCTGCACGCCGGCGCCATGGCCTACGTGACCTTACTGTCGCTGGTGCCCTTTATCGCCGTGCTGTTCAGCCTGTTTTCGGCCTTTCCCGGTTTTGAGAACGTCAAAGGGGAATTGCAGCATTTTATCTTCAACAACTTCGTGCCGGCCGCTTCGGATGTCATTGCCGACCAAGTGCAGGGATTTGCCGCCAATGCCTCCAAGATGACCGCCGTTGGCATACTTTTTCTGGTAGTAACGGCGCTGACCCTCATTCGCTCGGTGGACAGCACCATCAACCGCATTTTTCGTATTCACCGGCCAAGGCGCTGGTCGGTGGCCTTTGCCATTTACTGGTCGGTACTGACCCTGGGACCGTTATTAATGGGGGTTTCCCTGGCCATCACCTCCTATGTGGTGGGTATGGATGTCTTTCAACAAGGGGCGTTGTCTGGCGTGCGCACCTTTTTGATTAGCCTGGCGCCCTTTTTTGCCTCTTGGGCCGCCTTTATGGTGCTGTACCTGCTGGTGCCCAACAAGAGAGTGCGAGTGCGCCATGCGATGGGCGGCGCCATTTTGGCGGCGGTATTGTTCGAGTTTTCCAAGCGGGCTTTTGCCCTTTACGTGGCCCAGGTGCCGTCTTATCAGCTGATTTACGGCGCCCTGGCGGCGATACCGATTTTGTTTTTCTGGATTTACCTGTGCTGGCTGATCGTGCTGCTGGGGGCGGAGCTAACCGCCTATCTCACCGATCTGGACCAGGAACAGCAAGAGGATGATTGTAATGCGGGAACTGTTGCCTGAGATCCAGGCTAACTGGCAGCAATGGCTGCCGGTAGGTGATGGCCACGAGCTGTACGTGGAAGAAGTGGGTAACCCTGACGGTATGCCGGTGGTGGTGCTGCACGGCGGCCCCGGCGCTGGCTGTAACGAGAACATGCGCCGCTTCTTCGACCCGGAGCGTTACCGGGTGATTTTGTTCGACCAGCGCGGCGCCGGCCAATCAAGGCCTCACGCTTCGCTGCACCAGAACCACACTCAGGCGCTCATAGCCGATATCGAGCTTATCCGCCAAAAAGTAGGGGTTGAAAGCTGGCTGGTGTTTGGCGGCTCCTGGGGCTCGACCCTGGCTCTGGCCTATGCCCAGGCGCACCCCAAGCGGGTTACCGGCCTGGTGCTGCGTGGAATATTCCTGGCGCGGGAAGAAGACTTTGCCTGGATGACTGCCCCTGGCCAGGGCTGTTCGCAGGTCTATCCCGACCACTACCAGGATTTTATCGCGCCGCTTAAGGGCAACACCGATGATTTGCTGGCCCGCTACTACCAATTGCTTACTGCCGACAACGAACTCAAGCGGATGCAGGCGGCCAAGGCCTGGACCCTCTGGGAAGGGCGTATGGTCAACCTTATTCCTCCCAGCAAGGTCGACGAGCTTTACACCGACCCCAGCCTGGCGCTGGCGGTGGGGCGCATGGAGTGCCACTACTTCGTCAACCACTGCTTTATCGAAGAAGGCCAATTGCTGCGCGATGCCCACAAGATAGCCGACATCCCCACGGTAATTGTCCATGGCCGCTACGACATGGTGTGCAAGCTGGAAAACGCCACCTCCTTGGCCAAGGTACTGCCCGGTGCGCAGCTTTGGATAGTGCCGGCAGCGGGGCACAGCGCCATGGAGCCCGGCATCACCGATGGCCTGATTCGCGCCATGGACTGGATGTGGGAGCGCCTTAAGTGATCGCCCTCATTCAAAGGGTGAGCCAGGCGCGGGTGGACATTGCCGGTAGCACCGTCGGTGCCATAGACCAAGGGCTGCTGGTGCTGCTGGGGGTAGAGAAGGGCGATGACGAGGCCAAAGCCCAGCGGCTGGCGCAGAAAGTCGCCAAATACCGGGTGTTTAGCGACGATGAGGGCAAGATGAACCTGAATGTTGGCCAAGCGGGGGGCAGTTTGCTCATCGTCAGCCAGTTCACCCTAGCCGCCGACACCCAAAGTGGCAACAGGCCCAGTTTTTCGAGCGCCGCGCCACCTGCCGAGGGTGAGCGGCTTTATCAGGTGTTTTGCGAGGCCTGCAAGGGGCTAGGCTTGCCGGTCGCCACCGGCCATTTTGGGGCCGACATGCAGGTCAGCCTCTGTAACGATGGCCCGGTGACCTTCTGGCTGACCGCCTGACCAACATTGCCAGTAATAAAAAAGGCGCGTTACGCGCCTTTTTTGATGCCGCAGTGCTTAACGGTTGAGGTAAGCACCCAGCATCCATACGGTTTTTTCCTGCTCTTTGATGTAATCGCTCATCAAAGAAGAGGTACCTTCGTCGCCGACTTCACCGGCCAGCTCCAAAATCTCGCGCTGCTCCTTGATCAGTTGCTGATAGGAATCGAGCAGATGAGAGATACCTTTCTTGCCGTCGGTGATGTCCCGCTCTTCATTGATGCTGGCGCGCTCAATATAGGAGCTGAAGCTGTGCAGTGGGCGTTCGCTCAGGGTCAGGATACGCTCGGCGATCTCGTCAACCTTGAGCAGCAGTTCGTTGTAGGTTTCCTCGAACTTGGCGTGCAGTTCGAAGAAGTTGTCGCCGCGGACGTTCCAGTGGAAGCCCCGCACGTTCATGTACAGAATTTGGTAGTTGGCCAGCAGCTTGTTCAGCAAACCGGTCAGCTTGCTTACACCGTCCTGGTTCAAACCAATCAGATTGTGGTTGCTCATAAGACCTCCGTCGTCATTTGGAATACCAGTCTATTCTAGTCTTCCTAGTTGAATAAGCGCTTAAATCAATTGATGTTAATCGTTAAATATAATCAATTGCCTGCATCCTACCCCATGATATCTAATGGTGCGACAGGTAAATGACAAGGGTATTGACCCAATGCAACTTTGTGCGCCCCTTTCGGAACAAGACCTTATCGCGATCTATGCCTTACGTTGGCAGGTATTGAGGGCGCCATGGCACCAGCCGGTGGGCTCCGAGCTGGATGAGCTGGAAGCCGGCAGCTGGAACCTGATGGTCAAAGACGGTGAGGCGGTGCTGGCCACCGGTCGGTTGCATATTGGCGCCCCCGGTGTTGGCCACATTCGCTATATGGCGGTGGCGCCCGGCCAGCAGGGCAAAGGCCTTGGCAAACTCATCCTAAACGGGTTGATGACCCTGGCCGACAGCCTGGGGCTGGCCGAGGTGGAACTGAACGCCAGGGACAACGCCCTGCGTTTTTACCAGCAAGCCGGTTTTGAGCTGCTGGGGCCTAGCCATACCCTCTATGGCACTATCCCTCATTTCAAGATGCGAAAAAGCTTGGCTGGCAGCCAGGCGGCGC contains:
- the dtd gene encoding D-aminoacyl-tRNA deacylase, whose amino-acid sequence is MIALIQRVSQARVDIAGSTVGAIDQGLLVLLGVEKGDDEAKAQRLAQKVAKYRVFSDDEGKMNLNVGQAGGSLLIVSQFTLAADTQSGNRPSFSSAAPPAEGERLYQVFCEACKGLGLPVATGHFGADMQVSLCNDGPVTFWLTA
- a CDS encoding Dps family protein produces the protein MSNHNLIGLNQDGVSKLTGLLNKLLANYQILYMNVRGFHWNVRGDNFFELHAKFEETYNELLLKVDEIAERILTLSERPLHSFSSYIERASINEERDITDGKKGISHLLDSYQQLIKEQREILELAGEVGDEGTSSLMSDYIKEQEKTVWMLGAYLNR
- the pip gene encoding prolyl aminopeptidase translates to MRELLPEIQANWQQWLPVGDGHELYVEEVGNPDGMPVVVLHGGPGAGCNENMRRFFDPERYRVILFDQRGAGQSRPHASLHQNHTQALIADIELIRQKVGVESWLVFGGSWGSTLALAYAQAHPKRVTGLVLRGIFLAREEDFAWMTAPGQGCSQVYPDHYQDFIAPLKGNTDDLLARYYQLLTADNELKRMQAAKAWTLWEGRMVNLIPPSKVDELYTDPSLALAVGRMECHYFVNHCFIEEGQLLRDAHKIADIPTVIVHGRYDMVCKLENATSLAKVLPGAQLWIVPAAGHSAMEPGITDGLIRAMDWMWERLK
- a CDS encoding virulence factor BrkB family protein, which gives rise to MPLLTRTDLFAHLKGFWNRIAEDRLTLHAGAMAYVTLLSLVPFIAVLFSLFSAFPGFENVKGELQHFIFNNFVPAASDVIADQVQGFAANASKMTAVGILFLVVTALTLIRSVDSTINRIFRIHRPRRWSVAFAIYWSVLTLGPLLMGVSLAITSYVVGMDVFQQGALSGVRTFLISLAPFFASWAAFMVLYLLVPNKRVRVRHAMGGAILAAVLFEFSKRAFALYVAQVPSYQLIYGALAAIPILFFWIYLCWLIVLLGAELTAYLTDLDQEQQEDDCNAGTVA
- a CDS encoding acyltransferase, which gives rise to MLRFLPGVILAPLLIALLCLNVALCGGLVFVLSLPKLLIPVPIWRRAMTRLMEQVVRAWSLLNLGILRLGNRVQWDVRGLDGLDKHSWYLMMANHLSWLDIVVLFGIAGGNLPLPRFFLKHELLYVPFLGLGCWAMDMPFMRRYSTGYLKKHPHKKGKDIEATAKACAKLKHHPSTMINFVEGTRFTAQKRVKRNSPFQHLLPPKAAGIAFTLSAMGQQFDKVLDVTLAYPGSEGRIGRDILTGKLKHIVVDVEALAVTPEIIGDYFGDVEFKRQFQGWLNSRWQHKDAKLAGIGEQAELVVNLAEQRS
- a CDS encoding M17 family metallopeptidase produces the protein MQTYAFPNIELVTGQTDSDLTICLNPASAPQGLAASKTLAPKAKAWLLTQDQPTLVIETGEAKSTFDCQTQARKWLAKLDGFQPKRIHVQGSDPAWVKAVVEVLLARQVQLPSFKKDTQAPVALERLSTDIALDAPRLLAEARANGLVRWLSALPASELTPAHYRVILEALARDHGWQVELFDQTKLDGLGAGAFLAVSKGSDNDEAAIMRLRYRPASPKRKVAFVGKGLCFDTGGYNLKTSHMFGMNGDMGGSAVALANLLALTELGSDLEVDCWLALAENHIGPKAYKPNDLVRALNGTTIEVVDTDAEGRMVLADTLTLASREAPDLLFDYATLTGACIRAIGTAQSGVFTSRDDWREALVQAGRQSGERVWPFPLDEDYDSNIESDVADVKQCHPGSSCDHIDAARFLSRFVEKGVNWVHVDLSACENKGGLGPVATEVTGFGVRFTLRALLDSPALQ
- a CDS encoding DUF2799 domain-containing protein; its protein translation is MRLLITVLSLSLLAGCAITKEDCASLNWQQQGLEDGFKGLVARSGYWQAQCQQHGYKVDNSAYSKGWAEGNRQYCTPEQGYRNGSLGNHYQGVCQGGAKDDFMRSYERGWKVYERNQYRESLYDRQRDIRWRISEIDDRLGDDKLSHKTRDHLKWERDQLIQESMHIDSLLLRMM
- a CDS encoding YiiD C-terminal domain-containing protein, with translation MQLCAPLSEQDLIAIYALRWQVLRAPWHQPVGSELDELEAGSWNLMVKDGEAVLATGRLHIGAPGVGHIRYMAVAPGQQGKGLGKLILNGLMTLADSLGLAEVELNARDNALRFYQQAGFELLGPSHTLYGTIPHFKMRKSLAGSQAALARALTGTWHSTIPLAQFMGLEALAFNGEQLVCQAPFEANSNLHGTLFAGSHYALATLTAWGRIWWQLQLQGLEGDIVLAKGDIRYARPAKSAPRMFSLPVASWANLDKLRSGNKARIEVGAVVTEEKQCVSEFQGTFVVLPRH
- a CDS encoding DUF2959 domain-containing protein; protein product: MRALPLAFATLLLLTGCQSAYYATMEKVGIHKRDILSDRVEAAGEAQEEAQQQFKDALEHFRAVVKVDGGDLEDRYDDLSAQYDAAEQSAKNVTERINAVQDVAEALFDEWQDELDQYSSPTLRAASAKTLSDTKARYQRLIKAMRKAEAKMPPVLAKFHDQVLFLKHNLNARAIGSLKGELGSIEQQVGNLVREMQKAISESERFIQQLNSNG
- the speA gene encoding biosynthetic arginine decarboxylase, with the protein product MPNWTLDKARHLYGVAHWSDGYFDIDDQGELVAFPDRNRERAGVRLSDLVKDLKDQGLSLPVLVRFNDILTDRVKRLTSGFAKAVENLDYSGRYHAVYPIKVNQQKSVVEGLLNASPHVGLEAGSKPELMAVLGVATRPITIVCNGYKDSEFLRLALIGRRLGHKVYVVVEKLSELKKLLGESKEMGIDPLVGVRVRLNSVGKGNWQNTGGEKGKFGLAAHQVLEAVDMMREAGKLDCLKLVHFHIGSQVANIRDIQGALKECARYYAELRELGVPLDVVDVGGGLGVDYEGSRSRGNCSMNYTVDEYAAKVVYALKEICSARDLPEPDIITESGRAMTAHHAVMITNVIDVERAPTQVQFDEPDDEAPSVLKDLWRTLEYVNEEPPLESYHDAVYFLSEAHAMYTHGLLRIGEWAQAEKMYFAVCRAVREQLNPRSRAHRPVLDELNEKLADKLFCNFSLFQSTPDVWGIDQLFPIMPVSHLSEAPSARAIIQDITCDSDGQIRQYVDAEGIESSLPLTGYHPGNDYCIGFFMVGAYQEILGDLHNLFGDTDSVHVQLTKDGYRFDAALKGDTVADVLRYVSFDPKSLIQGYRRQLAAAKLSDSERQQFSAELEAGIHGYTYLED
- a CDS encoding acyltransferase, whose protein sequence is MFAFLPSFIKGPLAVLGYVINTLFWFPLAVGLGVIKLLLPLKAVRVLCNWVLDRIATLWIAINNANSRLFARTRWVVEGLEGIKRKDWYLVVANHQSWVDILVLQRIFNGRIPFIKFFLKKELLYVPFLGLCWWALDFPFMRRHTKAQIAKDPSLAQKDIDTTRQACEKFRHLPVTVMNFVEGTRFTQSKHDHQQSPFTHLLKPKAGGIGFVLSAMGDKLHKLLDVTICYGKEIPSFWDFISGRVKEIKVSIRVLPIDDKLLGDYVGDAEYKARFQEWVNQLWAQKDAELARLKAK